A portion of the Candidatus Omnitrophota bacterium genome contains these proteins:
- a CDS encoding helix-hairpin-helix domain-containing protein, whose product MRIGDTQISPRQGAVILLGIAFSFLAVIIHLKNSGIPVPEDVKIKAVLAPPKIEIAKSFSLDELLKKTVSSPSGGGGEEVISIGSVSSGPAEVKKAAPAGKINLNTASEVELMELPDMTRRAAKSIIEYRGKMGEIWELSEIKGLPGIDEALINRIRRKAVLE is encoded by the coding sequence GTGAGAATAGGCGATACGCAGATCAGCCCCCGGCAGGGCGCCGTCATACTTCTGGGAATAGCTTTTTCCTTTTTAGCCGTGATCATTCATTTGAAGAACAGCGGAATACCCGTCCCGGAAGATGTGAAAATAAAAGCGGTCCTCGCGCCTCCCAAAATAGAAATAGCCAAAAGTTTTTCTCTTGACGAGCTTTTGAAGAAAACCGTTTCATCCCCCTCCGGAGGCGGAGGTGAAGAGGTGATATCAATAGGTTCTGTTTCGTCCGGGCCCGCCGAGGTGAAGAAAGCCGCCCCCGCAGGTAAGATCAATCTGAACACCGCCAGTGAGGTTGAGCTGATGGAGCTTCCCGATATGACACGGCGTGCCGCGAAAAGCATTATTGAGTACAGGGGCAAGATGGGCGAGATATGGGAACTCAGTGAGATCAAAGGTCTTCCCGGTATTGACGAGGCGCTTATAAACAGGATCCGCCGCAAAGCCGTTCTTGAATAA
- a CDS encoding citramalate synthase has product MTKVILFDTTLRDGTQAEGISLGIEDKINIAKALKKLGIHYIEGGWPGSNPKDAGFFKSMQKIALSPSKLVAFGSTRRKNIPASSDKNLIQLVKAKPDAFCIFGKTSLLHVKEALGTTPDENINMIKDSVKYLKKTGKEVIYDAEHFFDGYKENREYALSTLGAADAAGADWLCLCDTNGGSMPCEITDIMKAVRTRFPKSKFGIHAHNDCDLAVANSLMAVEAGAEMVQGTINGWGERCGNANLASVMANLVLKKGAGVKNITAKEIRKLTKVSRYIDEVANLIPKKEQPFVGRSAFAHKGGVHVSAVMKNAATYEHLRPESVGNERRILISDLSGQANLKAQGKQLDINLEDKENLNAVLKEIKLREAAGYQYEAASASLKLLVQKIEGRAPSFFDVKSCRVILEYGLDRKKCEASVKLMVKGKTVYEAAEGDGPVNALDNCLRKALLPFFPRVKDISLTDFKVRVLNPAEATAAAVRVFIESTDGVDRWTTTGVSEDVVEASWQALVESIVYKLLKR; this is encoded by the coding sequence ATGACAAAAGTGATTCTTTTTGACACCACTCTGAGGGACGGCACCCAGGCGGAGGGCATATCCCTCGGCATAGAAGACAAGATAAACATAGCGAAGGCTCTGAAAAAGCTCGGCATCCATTACATCGAGGGCGGCTGGCCCGGATCAAATCCGAAAGACGCGGGTTTTTTCAAGAGTATGCAGAAAATAGCGCTCTCGCCCTCAAAACTGGTTGCGTTCGGTTCCACCCGCAGAAAAAATATCCCTGCCTCGTCGGACAAGAATCTCATACAGCTGGTGAAGGCTAAGCCCGATGCTTTCTGCATATTCGGCAAGACCTCTCTCCTGCATGTGAAAGAGGCTTTGGGGACGACGCCGGATGAAAATATCAACATGATAAAAGATTCGGTCAAATATCTGAAAAAAACGGGGAAAGAGGTGATCTATGACGCCGAACATTTTTTCGACGGCTACAAAGAAAACAGAGAGTATGCCCTTTCAACGCTTGGGGCGGCTGACGCGGCCGGCGCCGACTGGCTCTGCCTCTGCGACACGAACGGCGGCAGCATGCCCTGTGAGATAACGGATATAATGAAAGCTGTCCGCACGCGCTTTCCGAAAAGTAAATTTGGTATTCACGCGCACAATGACTGTGACCTCGCGGTGGCGAATTCTCTCATGGCTGTTGAGGCGGGAGCCGAAATGGTGCAGGGCACGATCAACGGATGGGGGGAAAGGTGCGGCAACGCGAATCTGGCATCTGTCATGGCCAATCTTGTCCTTAAAAAAGGCGCAGGGGTGAAAAATATCACAGCAAAAGAAATAAGGAAGCTGACAAAGGTGTCGCGTTACATAGACGAGGTCGCCAACCTCATACCGAAGAAAGAGCAGCCCTTCGTCGGCCGGAGCGCTTTCGCCCATAAGGGGGGCGTCCACGTGTCGGCGGTTATGAAAAACGCCGCTACTTACGAGCATCTGAGGCCTGAGTCCGTCGGCAACGAGAGGCGCATACTGATATCAGATCTTTCCGGCCAGGCCAATCTCAAAGCCCAAGGGAAACAGCTCGATATAAATCTTGAAGATAAGGAAAACCTCAACGCCGTGCTGAAAGAGATAAAACTTCGTGAGGCGGCCGGCTATCAGTATGAGGCGGCCAGCGCTTCGCTCAAGCTCCTTGTGCAAAAGATAGAGGGCAGGGCGCCTTCGTTTTTTGACGTGAAGAGCTGCAGAGTCATTCTTGAATACGGCCTCGACAGGAAAAAATGCGAGGCTTCGGTGAAACTCATGGTGAAGGGAAAAACCGTTTATGAGGCCGCCGAGGGCGATGGCCCGGTCAACGCGCTGGACAACTGCCTCCGTAAGGCGCTGCTACCTTTTTTCCCTCGTGTGAAGGATATTTCGCTGACGGATTTTAAGGTCAGGGTGCTCAATCCGGCTGAAGCGACAGCCGCCGCCGTGCGGGTTTTTATAGAATCCACCGACGGCGTTGACAGATGGACGACAACGGGCGTTTCCGAGGATGTCGTAGAGGCGTCATGGCAGGCGCTCGTCGAGAGCATTGTTTACAAGCTGCTCAAAAGGTAG